The genomic window GCGCGGATGCGCCGAGTTCGTTTAAGAGCACGTCCAGCATGTGCTCGGTCTGGCGTGCATACCCGCCGCCGAAGAGATTGAGATGATTCAGCACATGATAGAGATTGTATAAGACCTTGCGCACGGGGTAACCCGGCGCGAGCGGCGAGACCTCGCGGTAAGCTGCGTAAAACGCGTCGTTATAGCCGCCGAACATCTCGGTCATCGCCAGGTCCGCTTCCCGGTCGCCATAATAAACCGCGGGATCGAAAATTACGGCCTCGCCATGCTCATCGAAACCGAAGTTCCCAGCCCACAGATCGCCGTGCAACAACGCGGGCCGGGGTCGATAATCCGTAAACAAATCGTGGAAACACGTCAACAGGCGCTCGCCCTTGTCCTGCAACGCGCCGCCGTAGCCCGCCTGAGCCGCGAGCGTCAGTTGATAACCCAGACGGCGCTCGCGCCAGAATTCGCACCAGTCGTCCGTGTAGTCGTTGATCTGTGGTGTGGCGCCAAGCGCGTTGGTCATACGCCAGCCGAACCGCGGCGCCTGCGTCTGATGCAGGCGCGCCAACTGCCGCCCAAACGCGGCCATGTCGCCGCGCCCCTGTAGATCGATAAACTCGATCACGATGTAGCTCTGCGTTTCCGCATTTCCAAGGCACACAGGACGCGGTACGCGCAGCGCGCCCGCCGCGGCCAGTTCGCGCAGGC from Gammaproteobacteria bacterium includes these protein-coding regions:
- a CDS encoding fructosamine kinase family protein; protein product: MSVLQKISAAITTATGAEFHAVAQRRAGGGCISDAYAIEDDTSRYFVKLDDAEGLPTFEAEAAGLRELAAAGALRVPRPVCLGNAETQSYIVIEFIDLQGRGDMAAFGRQLARLHQTQAPRFGWRMTNALGATPQINDYTDDWCEFWRERRLGYQLTLAAQAGYGGALQDKGERLLTCFHDLFTDYRPRPALLHGDLWAGNFGFDEHGEAVIFDPAVYYGDREADLAMTEMFGGYNDAFYAAYREVSPLAPGYPVRKVLYNLYHVLNHLNLFGGGYARQTEHMLDVLLNELGASAQT